TAATCCAGCAACATTTTATCGAAACCAAATCTGGATGAATAGGTGGACGATTTTTTTGATATGTTCCTCCTTACATAGTTAGGAGTTAGACAGGAAGGGGTGGGGTTATTATGAAGAAAATATACGGAGGCTTTTCAATAATTTTTATAACCCTTCTATTAATTAGTTGTTCAGAACGTAATCAATATATTCTAGAAGGTGAAAGTGATCATTGGGAAGCAAAATTAAAAGTAACAGTAAAGGCAAATGACGCAACATCTAAAGATTTTATTATTAACTATAAAGGAGAATTAAATCAATTAGCTGACATAAGCAGGTTAGAATATTCTTATAAAAGTGCTGCATCTAGTGGAAAATCGGAGATTAACTTTAATGGCAAACCTCCCCAGAGAAAATCGTTTACTCATCATAGTGGAAGCAGTGGCAGTTCCTTTGACAGTGAACAAACTGTAAATGTGACTGTTAAATGGGATGGAAATGAAGAAAAAATGAAGCTGAAAGAATAGTGTAATTTTCATATGGGCAATATTATTTCATAAAGGAAGTGGGGAACTTGTTAAAATCTGAAGTTGCCAACAGGTTCATATCATTATTAGTACTTTTAACATTAGTAATTTTTGTGTTGTTCAACGGCGCCAGGAGTGAAGGTAGTCCGGCATTAATCATAATAATTACTATTGCGGTTTTGGGTACAGCTTATCAATTATATAAAATTTTTAAACTAAAGAAAGAAAAATAGCTGCGAAAAAAGGTCAGCTTATTGTTTGCATGACCTTTTTGTAGCAGAATAGATGTTTTTTATCCGTTTACAATTATGCCACCGTTCACATGCAGCATCTGACCGGTGACGAAACTTGCATCCTGGCTCGCAAGATAGACGTAAGCCGGAGCTACTTCCTTTGGCTGACCTGGGCGCTCCATCGGATTGTCAGAACCGAATTCGGCAACCTGCTTCCGGTCAAAGCTTGAAGGGATCAGAGGGGTCCAAATCGATCCTGGAGCTACTCCGTTCACACGAATTCTCTGCCCAACAAGGGATTTCGCAAGCGCACGGGTGAAGGACGTGATGGCTCCTTTTGTGGATGTATAATCAATCAATTGCTCGTTTCCCTCATAGGCCGTAACAGAGGATGTGTTGATGATCGAGCTTCCTTTTTTCATATGTGGGAGTATGGCTTTTGTCATGTAGAAATAGGAGAAGATATTGACACGAAACGTGCGCTCAAGCTGTTCATTCGAGATATCCAGAACACTGGTCTGCGGATATTGCACGGCTGCGTTATTGACCAGCACATCGACCTGACTGAATTTACGCTTAATTTGTTTTAAGGCATCTGTACAAAAATCAGGATCAGCAATATCTCCGCTGATCAGGAGACAGGTACGTCCTTCTTGTTCAATAAAGCGTTTCGTATCCTCGGCATCCTGATGTTCATCAAAGTAAAGGACGGCTATATCGGCTCCTTCCCGTGCGAAATGCAGACTTACCGACCTGCCTATGCCGCTGTCTCCGCCCGTTATCACTGCAATTTTCCCCTGGAGCTTTCCGCTGCCCTGGTAATTTTCATCAATATATTCTGGGAGCGGCTTCATTTCATATTCGAATCCCGGCTGACGGTTTTGATGCTGTTTCGGCTGAATTTCTTTCTTTTGGTTGTTCATGAGGCGACCTCCCAAATAGTGAATAGCTATTTCTAAGGTACCCATTAGGTCGGAGAATATTTGCGCAACTCCAGTTAGTAATTGAAAGATCTATTTCATTTAGCGAATGCTTATATCTTCCAGTTTAATTTGTACTTTGTTGTGATAAAATAAGAACAAACGTTCGGTGAGAAAGGAAGGTACCTCATGGATGGCTTGTTTGCACGATCTCTGGATAAAAACGAGAAGCTGGTGGTCATCTATATGGACAGCCGGGGCGAGGTCTCCCAGCGTTCTATCCGGGTGATGGATATACGTGGCGAAGATATTTTAGTTCATTGTTTTGCGAGAGAAAAGGTAAGAACGCTTAAAAAAGACAGAATTCTGTCTGTATTTCCTGCAAGCGCTGTAAAGCGAAGAAGAAGTGCCGCAATGGAATAGATCGCTCTATGTGTTCAGAAGTGGTTAATAGATTTTTTTAAGTTCAATGTATTTACCATCATAGTCCTTCTCATTTCCGCATATCCTACAACTAACGAAATGAAAGTAAGGAGAGGGATAGGATGGGCTTCACTTATGGAAAAAGAGAGTTAATGCAGGATTTGCAAAGGGTGTTTGCCAAGCATAATGTCCAGTCCATTAAAGTCAATAAGCCAGGCACACTGTTTAAAATAGAGTCAGATGGATCGATGAAAGTGGAAGTAGGGGCAACGATCACGGCCTTTGATTGCAAACCAGGTGAAAAACCGGTGAACAAATTCAGAGTCGTAAACGGTGGGAATCAGAAAAAACAGTAAATCAATCAGCGCGTTTGACCGTAAGTGTGGTCAAACGCGCTGTTTACGTTTCCCTATTCTTATCGCCTGTAATGAAGCTATTCATTTTTAGTAATAAATAAACGCAATCACTGCCGCTAAACCGATACGGTAAAAGGCAAAAGGTAATAATTTAACTCTATTGATCAGCTTTAGAAAAAATCGAATCGTGATCAAAGCAAAAACAAAGGCGCTGAAAAAACCGATCGCGAAGAGTGGAAGGGCCTGGGCTGTGAAATACTCCATGTTATCAATTAGAGAAAGGCTGCTTGCGCCAAGCATAATGGGCACCGCCATAATAAATGTAAAGTCTGCAGCCGAGCGGTGGTTCATACCAACAAGTACTCCGGCAGAGATGGTCGAACCTGAGCGGGAGAAGCCGGGCCATAAGGAAAAGCACTGCATCAGTCCAATTAGAAGAGCCTGACGGTAAGTGATCTGATCCACACTCTTTAATGAGGCGTTGCGGACTCCATAAAGATCAGCAAAAATCATAAAAAAGCTTCCTAGCAGGAGGCCTATGATGACGGTTTCGACCGTAAATAAATGTTCATCGATATAGTCCTCAAAAAGAAATCCGAGCAGAGCTGCCGGAAGCAGCCCTGTCAGGATATGACTGATTTTAAGCCGGCTGGAGTTAGCCTGCACACGAGATCCTGCCCCCAGCAAATCTATAAACCGGTGTCTAAATGTAATGACGACCGCAAGAATAGAACCAAGCTGAATAACGATTTTAAACGTGTTTGCTGTATAGTAGCCTAAAAATTCGCGAGAATGTAACCACATTTCATCCACGATAATCATATGGCCCGTAGAAGATACGGGTGCGAATTCAGTTAATCCTTCAAACATCCCTAGAAGCATCACTTTTATGACTTGAATAAAGTCCATTCTGAACCCCTTACGCGCTTAGTATTTTTTTACGAATGATAATGAACATCAGGAGGACGCATCCTGTTCCAAGTCCGATATACGTGATGGTTGAATAAACCTCCAAAAGCCGGGAGACTTCACTCCACGATTCACCCATCAAAGCACCCACCAAAATGAGGATAGTATTCCAGACCATTGTGCCAAGGATGGTGAACAATAGAAATAAGCTCAGCTTCATGTTCGCCATTCCGGCAGGCAAGGAAATCAGACTGCGGACGAGCGGAATCATCCGCCCGAGCAGCACCGCCCATATTCCGTAGCGCTGAAACCATGATTCTACTCTCTGGACGTCTTCTTTTTTTATGCGAAGTCTATGTCCATGCCGCTCCACAAAGGATTCTAACTTTTCTACATCCATCAAGGAGCCGATGCCATAAAGCACAACCGCTCCTGCAAGAGATCCGGTCGTTGAGACTACAATTACCCCACCTATCGATAGGCTGGCAGCTTGAGTCATAAATCCGCTGAACGGAAGAATAACCTCAGATGGAATGGGAGGAAAGATATTCTCTACGGCCATCATGATAAAGATACCGGCATACCCATAGTGACTCATAAATTCAGTAATCCAATCCGCCATTGTGTACCTCCATTTTCAGTGTTAAGCGGGCTTAAGCAGGGTTTATACCAGCTTTAAGCACGTCCTTCTATTTATAATCCTATGATTTGTTTCAGTTCTTTTATGTTAACCATACTCCAGTGAAATTCAATCCAGTAGTCCTGCCAATGCACACCTGCAAACAGTCCACTCGTCCAGATTCCGCCAAACAGTAATAAGAAAATAACGAACGTAACTGAATAGTAGGTGATCCAATCTTTCATGTCTGAATTTTTCATTTCAATCTCCTTTAAATGTAGTTAAAAACGCACACGAAAAATAAGCTTTCCTATAGTGCTCAAAAGAAAAGCTGTGAAGCCTCTTCGTAAAAAGGGAGACGAATGTATTTACAGATAATTGGAATGGAATTTTTCTATAGTAAAGAAACCGGATGAGTCGGCAAGTGGTTCGAGGGTGCCCGTGGACGCTGAAAATAAACCTTTCACATCCAGCTGGGCAGGAGGGAACAGGAAAGGCGGTAAAGCGTAATCTGCTTTCCCTTTAGGGAGAAGGATCGGAGAGACAGACAGGGCTTCCTGCTCCACATACGTGAAATTGGCCACAAGTGAATCCGTCTGTTCTAAAGTCTCATAAGCCTGTAAAGTCACGGCAGGGCTCAAACCTAAGAAATAGGCAGCCGTGAGCACTGCGAATAGAATTTTTATTTTATTCATGTCCTTCTCCCTCCTTTCCAGTTATTAGATATACAATACCCCAAGCCTGTTTGAATGGGAAGCTTTTTTTAAAATATACGGAAGGGGAGGCTCATCCATGCCAGTATGGGTCATAGAAGTGGTATTGATTCCTGCGATCGTGGCGATCATGACTCTCGTATTTAATTTGGTTCTGCACTGGGGTAAAACTAAATTTGAATACCGCATCGACACCACGAAGTTCAGGCGAGAGCACGATTACTTGCAGTTGAGCGAATTGTACATGGAGCTTTATGCTGTTATTGCGCAGTCAGAATTCTTAAGAGTATTTCACCATTTAGAAGATTTAAGCTCTTGGCATGATCTTCCTTTTGTAGAGGTGGAGCACAGGTTAAAACGGTTTACAGATGATTTATTTCCAGGCGAGTTCCAAGTACACCAGGGGGCGATGGTGAATGCCGCCATTCACTCATTTAATAAGATGCAGCTGGTAGAACTGATTCTGGAGAAGAAGCCATACGCTTCTCAGGAACTGATCAAGCTTGCAGTAGGCTACCGGTACTGTCATGAATTTTTAAATAAGGATGGTCTCGTGGAGTCTCAGTATGAAAAATTTCTTGTCAGCGGGTTGGAATATATTTATAAAATCGTGACCACCGTGGTCCGGGAAACGAATGAAAAGCGGGAAAGCTGTCATTTGGAGTTTATTGAGTCGGAGAAGCACGAAGGGATTATGGAGCACGACATTTTCAAGCTGCGGCATTGAGGATAATGAACTGATCCTTCCAATATGAAGGGAATAAATCCTTTCTGTCGAATTAGTTCGATAGGAGGGAGGTGATGGAATGCAGCACCCATCATCAAAGCTTGATTATCTTATTGTTTACTTGGAAACCCTTTCAAAAATTAAGAGCGGGGATGAAGAAACATATCCTGCGTGGGTTAATGAAAAGATGCAGCAAACATGTGAAAAGATTGAAGACTTAAGCAAACAACTTTACTAAATTATAGCATCCCTTTACGGGGTGCTTTTTCATGCTAACCCAACTATTAAAGAAATTGGTACAAGGGGAAGGTGTTATGACCCATTGACCTTAATAGGGAATTTAAAGAAGAGATAGTATTTCGAGGTGAACCAACTTGGAAAAAATGAACCTTCCAATTTTTTAATGCAAATTCCGTGAGAGGGATACCTTCCTTGAATGAAATGGATATAATAAAGGGACTTCGTTTTGGGAAGGACTATGCTCAAGTTGAATTTCCAGAAGTGCTATTGGAAAGTAATACATACTTGTTCGACAAAAATCTAGCTTGAATCCACATATTGTTATTAGAGGAAAAAGAGTTCTTCCCATTTGTTCATCTCGAGATCAAGTCTTCAAGTAGATGGGGCTTTAGTTGAATAAGCTCAATATAAAAAACGAACTTCCATAAAATTGGAAGTTCGTTTTTTGTTAGTAATATTAACACTAAACTTTAACAGAGCCTTTTTTCTTGCATCAAGCGTTTTGGTAAGACAAATCAGAAGCGATATGAGCAACTTTCTCAAGACCTTCCTGTACAATTTCTTCTGCTTGGTCAGGGTTGGCATTGTGACCTTCGATGACGACTTCGTTCTTAACATTCATACCGAACAATCCACCAAAGATATTACGCATGTAGGTGAGGGACATTTCCATAGGTGCCATGGATGGATCTGAATAGTTTCCGCCACGGGCGTTCATCAAGATAACACGTTTATCCGTCATAAGCGGCTTTGGACCACTCTCTGTATATCTAAAGGTGAAGCCAGCTTCCGCAATATAATCGACGAATGTTTGTAGTTTTGCTGGAATTGTGAAATTCCATAGCGGGAATGCGACCACGATTACATCAGCCTCTTGAATGGCATTTTTTGCTTTTTGCTTGGCATCCATAAGGCGCTGCTCGAGGTCATTCAGAGTGACACCTTCTTGCATTTTGCCAAGAGCACTGAATAAATCTTGACCCAAGTATGGCATGTCCTCGTTGAACAGGTCATACGTGCTCACATTAATCTCATCTGTTTCTTTTATATTTTCTAGAAATGTTTCATACATCCTGGTAGAAATACCGTCTGGACGGTTATTGGCTTTTATGACAAGTACGTTCATAAGTTGAATTCCTCCTGTTGATTGGTCCATTTTTAATACATTAGGATTATAATATCTCGAAGTAGAGATATCAACTGCTATGATTTAGTAAATGTAACCAACAATGAGGGGAACCTATTTGAACAGTTCGTACCATTAAGAGAGTAGAGGCTTGATTGGCTACTCAAGTTGAATGAATCGCTTTAACGATCCGCTCACAAATTTCATGTGTTCTCAACGAATCTTCGATGGAAGGATTAGGCACTTGGTTCTTTTGAACACATTCGATAAAATGATCGGTTATTTGATAAAAGCCGCGCTTATATAAAGTGGAGTCCCAGCCTCCGTAGTTTGTGACACGGACTTCTTTATCATGGTAGTGAGTGGTTTCTGTGAGATTATCCACGACGTATTTGTCATGGCCGGTCGTGTACTCAATAATCTCCTCGGTCACGCCGCCGTTTCGGTTCATGATGCCGATCGCGATACATCCTTGTCCGATCAATTGGATGACTAATTGATCGAGCATATCACCATTTTTAATGGACTCGACTTTTACATCCTCGACCTCTTTATCCAGTAAAAACCTGAGGGTATCGACGACATGAATGAAATCCTCAACTACGAATTGTCTCACAGGCTGCGGTTCGGCGAATCGGTTCTTCTGCATTAGAATCATGCTGGGTTTCCCTTGATCCTTTAATTCGTTAACCATAGGAATGAATCTTCTATTGAAGCCGACCATGGCTATCGTTCCGTGCTCTTGAGCGAGCTTAACTATGCGTTCTGTTTCATTAAAATTCATAGATACAGGTTTATCTATGTAAACGTTGATTCCATTTATAATCAGCTTTTCTGCTAGTTCCACATGCGCTTCGGTAGCCGCGCTGATAATGGCTGCATCGATATCTTTTTTGATCAGTTGTTCTACTGTCTGCACCTTTTCCTGAATTCTGAACTTGTTGGATAAAGTCTCTAATACGTCCCTATTCCTAGTGCAAAGCACCAGTTCAATATCTTCTTTTTCAGAAAGCACGGGTAAGTAAGCTTTTTCAGCTATATCTCCTAAGCCAATGATACCAACTTTCATATTCAACACCTCGCAAGTAGTATGATTACAATAAGTTTTATCATTCCTAGAGTAACACGACTTTAAGATTTGACCTTGAATTTTGGATTGAATAGAAGTCAAAACAACTCCGTAACTTCTTTAAAGATTTTATCAAATTACGGTAGAAGACTCCCTCTTCTAGGACTGTGTTGACAAGAATCTTTATGAATTTTCAACATATTGAAAAGCTTAGAGGCTATATGCCTCTAAGCTTCTTGTATTCTATCTCTTTCCGTGTGTTAAGGTTTTCTCTTTAAGACCCGAACGATTTCACTAAGGAGTTCCTTCTATATTTAAGAAACCACTTTCTTTTGAAACGACGCTTCTTCCACTTTCGGTTTGATATAAATAATACTTCCGATAAACACAGCTAGTACATTAAGGAATAGAGTCAAACCTACTACACCAGCGGCGTGCAGGGATTCATAGAATAATCCGTTAACGACAAGCAGCAAGGCAATGGCAGCCAACACAACGGCTCCTTTCACAGAGCGGTTATTGGTAATCTTCCAATTTCCATAGTTGAAGGCAACGGTAAACAGGACCATAACGAGAATATTGACGCTCATCCCTACCCAAACTGGGTGGATATTCAAGAAGAAATCAGCCGGGTGCCAATTACTTAAGTGATACCAGATTAATCCTGCTGCAAACCCTCCAAATAGGGAGCCGATCACGGCTCGCTTTGTGACAAGCGGCCAGAATAACGCGGCGACTACTGGAGCGAAGGTGGCAGAGTTTCTCATGGTCCAGGCAAGTACGTTCCACCACGCGGATTGCTCTGTGCGCAGGAAGCCGAAAACGATCATGAGTCCTGTCAGAAGAAGCAGCGACCACTTGGTATATTTGACCAGCTGTTCTGGAGATGCGCCAGGGAAAATGGCGCTTCCGACATCTTTCCCAAGACTGGTGGCTCCTGAGAACTGGCAAGGTGCGCCCCAACCTAAAGCACATGCCCAGATGCCTAAGAAGAACAGGCCGACGAAAGGAGCGGGCAGTACTTCCATTAAATATTGGGGGAGGGCAACGAGTCCCAGGCTTGCGTCAGGAACGACCGCAGCGGCAGACAAACCAAATAGAATACCAAGAAGAATAAATGGAACACTCATCACTTCTGCGACGATTAAACCTTTGCGTCCTTCTTCAGGCGTTTTACAGGACAAGGCCATCTGAAAAGCGGCCTGTGCTAGAATCACGTTTACCATGAAAGTGGCAAACCATACTAGGATTACTTGAAGGCCGGCGCCTCCCCAATCAAACATGCTCGGCTGCTCGGCTGCAAGCTGCTGTAAGCCGGAGATGCCTGGGTTGATGAAGAAGGCCACGGTTCCAATAATAAACATAATAGCAAAAATAATCGTGTTCATCGTTTGGGTAAAGGCAACCGCCCACATCCCGCCCGACTGTAAATAAACAAATAGTAAGATAGCTGTAAAAGCGACGGACAATGATAACGAAACGCCGGTAAACACGTGAAAGGCAGAAGCAAAAGCAATCGCTGTAGCGACGGACCACATCGGAAAGGCAAAGGCTGTAATCGCACCTGATAAAGC
The Halobacillus halophilus DSM 2266 DNA segment above includes these coding regions:
- a CDS encoding undecaprenyl-diphosphate phosphatase: MDFIQVIKVMLLGMFEGLTEFAPVSSTGHMIIVDEMWLHSREFLGYYTANTFKIVIQLGSILAVVITFRHRFIDLLGAGSRVQANSSRLKISHILTGLLPAALLGFLFEDYIDEHLFTVETVIIGLLLGSFFMIFADLYGVRNASLKSVDQITYRQALLIGLMQCFSLWPGFSRSGSTISAGVLVGMNHRSAADFTFIMAVPIMLGASSLSLIDNMEYFTAQALPLFAIGFFSAFVFALITIRFFLKLINRVKLLPFAFYRIGLAAVIAFIYY
- a CDS encoding DedA family protein; this encodes MADWITEFMSHYGYAGIFIMMAVENIFPPIPSEVILPFSGFMTQAASLSIGGVIVVSTTGSLAGAVVLYGIGSLMDVEKLESFVERHGHRLRIKKEDVQRVESWFQRYGIWAVLLGRMIPLVRSLISLPAGMANMKLSLFLLFTILGTMVWNTILILVGALMGESWSEVSRLLEVYSTITYIGLGTGCVLLMFIIIRKKILSA
- a CDS encoding FMN-dependent NADH-azoreductase, which translates into the protein MNVLVIKANNRPDGISTRMYETFLENIKETDEINVSTYDLFNEDMPYLGQDLFSALGKMQEGVTLNDLEQRLMDAKQKAKNAIQEADVIVVAFPLWNFTIPAKLQTFVDYIAEAGFTFRYTESGPKPLMTDKRVILMNARGGNYSDPSMAPMEMSLTYMRNIFGGLFGMNVKNEVVIEGHNANPDQAEEIVQEGLEKVAHIASDLSYQNA
- a CDS encoding Gfo/Idh/MocA family protein, which encodes MKVGIIGLGDIAEKAYLPVLSEKEDIELVLCTRNRDVLETLSNKFRIQEKVQTVEQLIKKDIDAAIISAATEAHVELAEKLIINGINVYIDKPVSMNFNETERIVKLAQEHGTIAMVGFNRRFIPMVNELKDQGKPSMILMQKNRFAEPQPVRQFVVEDFIHVVDTLRFLLDKEVEDVKVESIKNGDMLDQLVIQLIGQGCIAIGIMNRNGGVTEEIIEYTTGHDKYVVDNLTETTHYHDKEVRVTNYGGWDSTLYKRGFYQITDHFIECVQKNQVPNPSIEDSLRTHEICERIVKAIHST
- a CDS encoding sodium:solute symporter family protein, yielding MSSYGFWMISLALLYTLALIIVGNVAKRKANRGEQYFVGGRTFRWWTVAFCITGLFSGSTYISIVELSYLTGISAIWYGVAETLQVLLIALLLIKSFREKLIVTISGLIGDQFGRRAKALSGAITAFAFPMWSVATAIAFASAFHVFTGVSLSLSVAFTAILLFVYLQSGGMWAVAFTQTMNTIIFAIMFIIGTVAFFINPGISGLQQLAAEQPSMFDWGGAGLQVILVWFATFMVNVILAQAAFQMALSCKTPEEGRKGLIVAEVMSVPFILLGILFGLSAAAVVPDASLGLVALPQYLMEVLPAPFVGLFFLGIWACALGWGAPCQFSGATSLGKDVGSAIFPGASPEQLVKYTKWSLLLLTGLMIVFGFLRTEQSAWWNVLAWTMRNSATFAPVVAALFWPLVTKRAVIGSLFGGFAAGLIWYHLSNWHPADFFLNIHPVWVGMSVNILVMVLFTVAFNYGNWKITNNRSVKGAVVLAAIALLLVVNGLFYESLHAAGVVGLTLFLNVLAVFIGSIIYIKPKVEEASFQKKVVS
- a CDS encoding SDR family oxidoreductase: MNNQKKEIQPKQHQNRQPGFEYEMKPLPEYIDENYQGSGKLQGKIAVITGGDSGIGRSVSLHFAREGADIAVLYFDEHQDAEDTKRFIEQEGRTCLLISGDIADPDFCTDALKQIKRKFSQVDVLVNNAAVQYPQTSVLDISNEQLERTFRVNIFSYFYMTKAILPHMKKGSSIINTSSVTAYEGNEQLIDYTSTKGAITSFTRALAKSLVGQRIRVNGVAPGSIWTPLIPSSFDRKQVAEFGSDNPMERPGQPKEVAPAYVYLASQDASFVTGQMLHVNGGIIVNG